A genomic window from Candidatus Obscuribacterales bacterium includes:
- a CDS encoding chitobiase/beta-hexosaminidase C-terminal domain-containing protein, translating into MTVFRAKFYLLCIAFSMLWLGVSQAAEALNPPVISPGTGSYTSARAASIIAPSGTIFYTTDGSTPTSNSNQYQSPVIVNSPTQINAVAYQDGIYSTVATAYIDVNSALEPILQIAPLLRLTTDFGVVTGIGSPQPVQQWIDLSGNGYSATYSEGNEPILSNPSSSIGAISFNGTSQFLNLPTGFSNFASGMSIFLVVRPDTPSTDARFFELGNGPSNNNIYMSQPSSTGADLHVYNGSTDSSVTSSSAIAIGQFQLLEGIYNGTSTATVYTNGTQGAQNTSMQTAVNISRLQNYIGRASGLGGFYSGKIAEILIYPTQLTSTQRSAVESYYIQKYQTLSVVPVTPTISVAGGTLSGPTDVAVASQPGTITYITTDGSTPTTSSTVYSGPLSVYYSQTVKAISVRDGVQSSVASATYVLDSSQWPAPNPGDTTPPTINLQLPAPSI; encoded by the coding sequence ATGACTGTCTTTCGGGCGAAGTTCTACTTACTATGTATTGCATTTTCTATGCTCTGGTTGGGAGTAAGTCAAGCAGCTGAAGCGCTGAATCCACCGGTGATTTCGCCGGGTACGGGTTCGTATACTAGTGCACGCGCGGCAAGCATAATTGCGCCATCTGGTACCATTTTTTATACAACAGATGGAAGTACACCTACTTCAAATTCAAATCAATATCAATCACCCGTTATAGTTAACAGCCCGACACAAATTAACGCGGTTGCATATCAAGACGGAATTTATAGCACTGTTGCTACTGCATACATAGATGTAAATTCGGCACTCGAACCAATATTGCAAATTGCACCGTTATTACGCCTTACGACTGATTTCGGTGTTGTTACTGGAATTGGATCACCACAACCCGTGCAGCAGTGGATTGATTTATCAGGAAATGGTTACTCAGCTACATATAGTGAAGGTAATGAACCAATACTTTCTAATCCTTCATCAAGTATTGGCGCGATTAGCTTTAATGGCACATCTCAATTCTTGAATCTGCCGACAGGCTTTTCAAACTTCGCGTCCGGAATGAGCATTTTTCTTGTTGTGCGTCCAGACACACCAAGCACTGATGCCCGCTTCTTTGAGTTGGGCAACGGTCCTAGCAACAACAATATATATATGTCTCAACCCTCATCGACTGGTGCAGATCTGCATGTTTATAACGGCTCGACAGATAGCTCGGTAACATCATCAAGCGCTATCGCAATAGGACAATTTCAATTACTAGAAGGCATCTATAACGGAACTAGTACTGCGACAGTTTATACAAATGGAACGCAGGGTGCGCAGAATACTAGTATGCAAACGGCGGTGAATATTAGCCGTTTGCAAAATTACATTGGGCGCGCAAGTGGATTGGGTGGTTTTTACTCCGGCAAGATAGCTGAGATATTGATCTATCCCACTCAATTAACCTCAACTCAACGTTCAGCTGTCGAGTCTTACTATATTCAAAAATACCAAACACTTTCGGTCGTGCCGGTGACTCCAACAATTAGTGTGGCAGGCGGAACATTGAGCGGACCGACCGATGTTGCTGTTGCTTCTCAGCCGGGGACTATCACGTACATAACGACAGATGGATCAACACCGACAACATCATCGACAGTATATTCAGGGCCGCTTAGCGTCTACTACAGTCAGACAGTTAAGGCAATATCTGTGCGCGACGGAGTGCAGAGTAGCGTAGCTTCTGCCACATACGTGTTGGACTCAAGTCAATGGCCTGCGCCAAATCCTGGTGATACAACACCGCCCACAATTAATCTGCAACTACCAGCTCCTTCTATATAA
- a CDS encoding DUF4279 domain-containing protein → MVNAQVRLIFVGDLIDPDYITQTLGITPTKVMKEGEKFGSWKYDGLAISDDEASSGSYEAWRLLLLKNSEPLIKLKELGYDGYIEIEWQTDGHPTNDSLYLTGEFVQEIGRVGLGLSVWFKR, encoded by the coding sequence ATGGTTAATGCGCAAGTACGACTCATTTTTGTCGGCGATTTGATAGATCCGGACTACATTACACAAACGTTGGGGATCACTCCAACAAAAGTAATGAAGGAAGGCGAGAAATTTGGGTCATGGAAATACGACGGACTGGCTATTAGTGATGATGAGGCTTCATCCGGCTCCTATGAAGCTTGGCGTTTGCTACTTCTTAAAAACAGTGAGCCATTAATCAAACTAAAAGAACTGGGTTACGATGGTTATATAGAGATTGAATGGCAGACCGATGGTCATCCAACGAATGACAGCTTATACCTGACTGGTGAATTCGTACAGGAGATCGGGAGGGTCGGACTTGGATTGAGCGTTTGGTTCAAGAGATAA
- a CDS encoding TetR/AcrR family transcriptional regulator, whose product MIPVKESSSREKLISATMQLMSSRGFESMGIHSILEEAGVTKSNFYYHFKSKEELCLAALDHMSDYFFEMFVDPILLDAKVSPKKRLHKLIDFFKQKMSESQCSGGCAFVNLSAETSDFHPAFRERITRHYKEYADRIAKCYEEGVKKGEFTKKIKPQQAAQMIMSLMNGTMLMSKVQKDPGVIEMNTSTLFSLISEK is encoded by the coding sequence ATGATTCCGGTCAAAGAAAGCTCATCTCGAGAAAAGCTCATAAGCGCGACGATGCAGCTTATGTCTTCGCGTGGCTTTGAGTCTATGGGCATCCATAGCATTCTTGAAGAAGCGGGTGTTACTAAAAGCAATTTTTATTACCATTTCAAATCCAAAGAAGAGCTTTGTCTGGCAGCGCTTGATCACATGTCGGACTACTTCTTTGAGATGTTTGTTGATCCGATATTGCTTGATGCGAAGGTCTCGCCGAAAAAGAGGCTGCATAAGTTAATTGATTTCTTCAAGCAAAAAATGAGTGAGTCGCAGTGCTCGGGCGGTTGTGCCTTTGTCAATTTGTCCGCGGAGACGTCAGACTTTCATCCGGCGTTTAGAGAGAGAATTACTCGTCACTATAAAGAATATGCAGATCGTATCGCTAAGTGCTACGAAGAAGGCGTGAAGAAGGGCGAGTTCACGAAGAAGATAAAGCCGCAGCAAGCTGCACAAATGATTATGTCTTTGATGAATGGCACGATGTTGATGTCTAAGGTTCAAAAAGACCCTGGTGTTATTGAAATGAATACGAGCACCCTTTTTAGCCTTATCAGCGAAAAATAG
- a CDS encoding YifB family Mg chelatase-like AAA ATPase, giving the protein MFARVYSGAIVGVDGYRLEVEVDSGGGIGQILIVGLPDTAIKESQERVRSAIKACDFLLPPGKKWVVNLAPADTRKEGPAYDLPIAAGILAATGYLPTDKLSDFWLIGELSLDGSIRPVTGVLPVALAAFHYGAKNIIVPEVNAEEAGLVEGLTVYPASHLKQVVNILSGLDNSSQLVRSAKQIFEQRQTQLIFDLDFCDVKGQENAKRALEIAAAGRHNILMVGPPGSGKSMLAQRLPSIMPPLSFGESLELTKLYSVAGLLSDKKSLINQRPFRTPHHSASAFGLVGGGRQPKPGEISLSHLGILFLDELTEFPRAHLDTLRQPMETGNVTISRVSQTLTYPASFLLVAACNPCPCGFRGDKVKHCTCTPNQADRYWARLSGPFLDRMDLHVEAARLSEEELASTKISESSEIISLRVKRAVEAQKSRFPTPDFIYNGQLSHKQVRKFCSIDESASRLLALAVNKLGLSARAYDRILRVARTIADLEASENVDSKHVAEAIRYRSPK; this is encoded by the coding sequence ATGTTCGCACGTGTCTATTCTGGAGCCATAGTAGGTGTCGACGGTTATCGTCTTGAAGTAGAAGTTGATTCGGGCGGTGGCATAGGACAAATTTTAATTGTCGGATTGCCTGATACAGCAATCAAAGAATCACAAGAAAGAGTCCGCTCAGCAATTAAAGCTTGCGACTTCCTTCTTCCACCCGGCAAGAAGTGGGTGGTCAATCTCGCACCCGCTGACACACGCAAAGAAGGACCAGCTTACGATTTGCCTATTGCCGCAGGCATACTTGCTGCAACTGGCTATCTGCCAACAGACAAGCTGTCTGATTTCTGGCTCATCGGCGAGCTCAGTCTGGATGGTTCAATTCGCCCCGTCACAGGCGTCTTACCTGTTGCTCTTGCTGCCTTTCACTACGGCGCAAAGAACATAATCGTGCCTGAAGTTAACGCCGAAGAGGCAGGTCTTGTCGAAGGTCTAACTGTCTATCCAGCCAGCCACTTGAAGCAAGTGGTAAATATTTTGTCTGGTTTGGACAACTCATCTCAACTCGTACGAAGCGCTAAACAAATATTCGAACAAAGGCAAACTCAATTGATATTTGACTTAGACTTCTGCGACGTTAAGGGACAAGAAAACGCAAAACGCGCTCTAGAAATAGCCGCCGCCGGTCGCCACAACATCCTAATGGTCGGCCCACCCGGCTCCGGCAAATCAATGCTAGCTCAACGCTTGCCGTCCATCATGCCACCACTCTCGTTCGGTGAATCTTTGGAACTCACGAAGCTGTACAGCGTAGCCGGACTTCTATCCGACAAAAAGTCGCTCATCAATCAACGTCCATTCCGCACACCACACCACAGCGCATCCGCATTTGGTCTAGTCGGCGGAGGACGCCAACCAAAACCGGGAGAAATTTCACTGAGCCATTTAGGAATTCTCTTCCTCGATGAACTCACCGAATTCCCACGCGCTCATCTGGACACTTTACGTCAACCAATGGAAACAGGCAACGTAACCATCTCGCGCGTCAGCCAGACTCTCACCTATCCCGCATCATTTCTTTTAGTCGCCGCCTGCAATCCATGCCCATGCGGCTTCCGCGGAGACAAAGTCAAACACTGCACGTGTACACCCAATCAAGCCGATAGATATTGGGCTCGCTTATCCGGCCCATTCCTCGACCGCATGGACCTACACGTCGAAGCTGCCCGCCTAAGCGAAGAAGAGCTCGCCTCAACCAAAATCTCCGAATCCTCCGAAATAATTTCTCTCCGCGTCAAACGCGCAGTTGAAGCCCAAAAATCCCGCTTCCCCACACCCGACTTCATCTACAACGGACAGCTATCCCATAAACAAGTACGAAAATTCTGCAGCATCGACGAATCAGCAAGCAGACTACTCGCACTAGCCGTCAACAAGCTCGGACTATCAGCACGTGCTTACGATCGCATTTTGCGCGTTGCTCGGACCATTGCTGATCTCGAAGCTTCGGAAAATGTCGACAGCAAGCACGTTGCCGAGGCTATTCGTTATCGATCACCCAAGTGA
- a CDS encoding tetratricopeptide repeat protein, producing the protein MSKTLRSSAFIISALCLSAALAGCTVKSATDCLISGNNYFKMSDYKHAETEYRQALKLDPTSSVAANNLGVILNEQGQYDEAISILRKAIELDPKNTIAHYVLAQSLTNKGQFDEAIKEASTAIELSQTEPQAHKALADAALGKGDIQVAVDHYRYVLQLNEDDDVVHHKLGLALGQGGQLDGQIAEEKKALEINPDNAEARIGLAIALNDKGDKSQAEAELNKILAKDPKNEEAKKYLSLFQGIKKAK; encoded by the coding sequence ATGAGTAAGACGTTGCGTTCATCAGCTTTCATCATATCTGCTCTCTGCCTAAGCGCCGCACTAGCCGGCTGCACGGTAAAGAGCGCTACTGACTGTTTGATAAGCGGCAACAACTATTTCAAAATGTCGGATTACAAACACGCAGAGACCGAATACAGACAGGCTCTCAAATTAGACCCGACAAGCTCTGTTGCCGCCAACAACCTCGGTGTCATCCTAAACGAACAAGGACAATACGACGAAGCTATTAGCATTTTGCGCAAAGCAATTGAACTTGATCCCAAAAACACAATTGCTCATTACGTATTGGCTCAATCATTGACCAACAAAGGGCAATTCGACGAAGCAATAAAAGAAGCAAGCACCGCAATTGAACTTTCTCAAACAGAGCCACAGGCTCACAAAGCGCTTGCAGACGCCGCGCTGGGCAAAGGCGACATTCAAGTGGCAGTCGATCACTACCGCTATGTGCTGCAATTGAACGAAGACGATGATGTTGTCCACCACAAACTCGGACTAGCCTTAGGACAAGGCGGACAGCTTGATGGACAAATTGCCGAAGAGAAAAAGGCTCTCGAGATAAACCCAGATAATGCCGAAGCTCGAATTGGTCTGGCAATAGCGCTGAACGACAAAGGCGACAAGTCTCAAGCCGAAGCCGAGTTAAACAAAATCCTGGCGAAAGACCCTAAAAACGAAGAGGCAAAGAAATATCTATCTTTGTTTCAAGGCATCAAAAAAGCGAAATAA